Genomic window (Gelria sp. Kuro-4):
GAAGGGCTTCTGCGTACGCCTACCATCGACCTTGCAGGTGTGAAGCTCGTATTCAGCGGCCTATCTGTACAAAAGGCCGCCGGTTTCCCAAGCAACTGTGCACTGTTCACAGCCATCTCGCCCGTGACCGTCTACTCAACTCTTTTTACTTCCGAAGGTAAGAAGAAAACGTATTACTACCACCCTTCAGAACCTGAGTTCGCCCAGCAGATAAAAGTAAACCTGGGGAGAAAGGCGGCCCTCCTCGGCCTCGGTCCCAAGATTACCGAAAGCATCGCCCTCAAGTCCGTCCGGGTACGAAGCAGTGATCAAAAGGTGCTTTACTTCAAAGATACCGTGGTCAAAGGCTGGCTGGGACAATATGTATTTGAAGGTGACCCCGCTATGCTGCAGGTGGCACTCGATTGCGGTATCGGCGCCAAGAACAGCCAGGGCTTTGGGATGCTGGAGCTGATTTAGCCCTTGTCGTCGATCCTCAGTAGTGTCAAGAACCGGGGGGATCGACACCAGCACAAACACCGGAGTTACGGCCTTTTCCCAAGCAGACTGACTCAAAAGAGCCGAGAAGGCGTAAGGAAAAGGCCAGTATTTTCAGCCCCGCGACGGGTTCTGAGCCTACCTACGAGGAATGGAAACTCGTCCCGGGCGGGGGCGCTTTCGCTCCGGGCACGCGTTCTGAGCCTACCTACGAGGAATGGAAACCCCCTACGCACTACTACCCGGCCCTTGCGCTCCCCTAGTTCTGAGCCTACCTACGAGGAATGGAAACAGCTCAAAGAGACTTATGCCAAAGAGGCTGCAGCTTGTTCTGAGCCTACCTACGAGGAATGGAAACTCGGCCCGCCCAGCGGCCAGTTTCTGCGCATACAGCGTTCTGAGCCTACCTACGAGGAATGGAAACTCCATTCGCCCCCCAAATAGGGGATAGTGCCGTAGGTTCTGAGCCTACCTACGAGGAATGGAAACTGGCATGACATTTTCGCCCGATCCATCTATTTGCCCGTTCTGAGCCTACCTACGAGGAATGGAAACAACAAAAAGGTCAAGGAAATCAATGCGTTCTTTCGCTCGTTCTGAGCCTACCTACGAGGAATGGAAACCCGCTACCTGCACCTCCAACTTCTCTAGCCGCGCCTGGTTCTGAGCCTACCTACGAGGAATGGAAACTGAAAAAGGTTCGTAGCATCGTGTCCACCACCTGGCCGTTCTGAGCCTACCTACGAGGAATGGAAACGCGAAAGCAGCGGTGTTGGTGACGGCCGTCACCCCGTTCTGAGCCTACCTACGAGGAATGGAAACATGTGCAGTACCATCGGAAAGGGCCATGCTGGAAGGTTCTGAGCCTACCTACGAGGAATGGAAACCGGATAACGTCTAGGGCGTTTTCCCCCAGTGCATCCACGTTCTGAGCCTACCTACGAGGAATGGAAACTCTGCAATCATCATCGCGAAGTTGGCAACGTCCGCTGCGTTCTGAGCCTACCTACGAGGAATGGAAACCGGATGCGGCCAGCATGACTGAGGCCACGAATCTGGTTCTGAGCCTACCTACGAGGAATGGAAACTCCATCCCAGCCTCATATAAGGGGTAGATAAAGGAGTGTTCTGAGCCTACCTACGAGGAATGGAAACCTTACAGGCAACAGGAACGTTTGGCGAGGGAGGCTAGTTCTGAGCCTACCTACGAGGAATGGAAACCATACCTCCCAATTGTCGTAGCTCCCATAACAACCGTTCTGAGCCTACCTACGAGGAATGGAAACACGCATCAAGAAGCATTGTCATTTCTCCTTTCGCCTCGTTCTGAGCCTACCTACGAGGAATGGAAACCCGGCCCGCGGGCCTGGTTCGGTTTCTGGAACCAGTAGTTCTGAGCCTACCTACGAGGAATGGAAACTGGTGTCGATAATTTGCTTTAGCTGAGCATCGGTGAGTTCTGAGCCTACCTACGAGGAATGGAAGCATGCTCCTCGCCGCCGCGCCCTACGTACTCGGCGCGGGTTCTGAGCCTACCTACGAGGAATGGAAACTAACTCCCATTTTCTTTGCCTCTTTAATGCTCCTCGCGTTCTGAGCCTACCTACGAGGAATGGAAACCTTTTTCGTTGTGATGGCTGTGGTTTGGTACCCTATGTTCTGAGCCTACCTACGGGGAATGGAAACTAGGTCTGAAAGTCCTCCTCGATTGTAGTTTCCCTGTTCTGAGCCTACCTACGAGGAATGGAAACCGGGAGCGCCCGCGCTTAGGCAAGTTGCCCCAGCGGGTTCTGAGCCTACCTACGAGGAATGGAAACCCCGGCATCTGTTACGCTCTCAACGCCCATCGTGTTCGTTCTGAGCCTACCTACGAGGAATGGAAATCCTGACACCACACACAAAACTTAGTGGCTTCTCATCGTTCTGAGCCTACCTACGAGGAATGGAAACTCGATGAGGCTCTCCAGCCGCAGGACCAGCCCTGCGACGTTCTGAGCCTACCTACGAGGAATGGAAATCCATGGGGACGGATATATCATCGTCCAGGACTGGGAGTTCTGAGCCTACCTACGAGGAATGGAAATTGGTAAGGACGAGTACGACTGGCACGAGCAAGCGAGGTTCTGAGCCTACCTACGAGGAATGGAAATTGGGCATGGCCCCGAATGCTTCGCGCATACTGAGGGTTCTGAGCCTACCTACGAGGAATGGAAACGCGGCGGGAACAGGCGCGGAGGGCGCGGCGGGCGCGGGTTCTGAGCCTACCTACGAGGAATGGAAACCGGGGGGTGGAAATCGCCCGCCACGCCCCCACCCGCAGTTCTGAGCCTACCTACGAGGAATGGAAACTCACCCCTCTCACCCCTGGCCATCGAAAGCCGACCGTTCTGAGCCTACCTACGAGGAATGGAAACGTGTTTCTTTTGCTAGGAAGTCCGGCGAATCAGTTAGTTCTGAGCCTGCCTACGAGGAATGGAAACGCGAAAGCTGGGAGCGGGTTGGGGACGCGGACCCGGAGTTCTGAGCCTACCTACGAGGAATGGAAACATTTTTCGACCATTTTCTTTTTTGCGCTGTAATTGGTTCTGAGCCTACCTACGAGGAATGGAAACGCGCATATGTTCAGCCGGAAGCGCTGGGGGCGTGAGTTCTGAGCCTACCTACGAGGAATGGAAACTTCGTAATGCGAATGTTCCTGATAACCGCAAAGGCAGTTCTGAGCCTACCTACGAGGAATGGAAACGCAGCAACCGTGTTTACCATGATTATGATTTACATGTTCTGAGCCTACCTACGAGGAATGGAAACTACGGTGCAGAAAATGACAAGATTCGACGTCGTGTCGTTCTGAGCCTACCTACAAGGAATGGAAACCCACTCACACCAGTCCATGGCACAGTGTCAGCTCCAGGTTCTGAGCCTACCTACGAGGACTGGAAACCAGGGGCTGAGGTTCTGGAGCGCTGGTCGGGAAAAGGTTCTGAGCCTACCTACGAGGACTGGAAACGGTCTTCTGTAGCTGGTTTTGGTGGTCGTGTTGTGGTTCTGAGCCTACCTACGAGGACTGGAAACTCCGCTGGCGCGCCTCTCGCGGTGTGGCCGCCTCTCCGTTCTGAGCCTACCTACGAGGACTGGAAACGCGTTTCAGTCTCGAAAATCCTGACACCAGGAATGGTTCTGAGCCTACCTACGAGGACTGGAAACCACACCAACTGGGGGCGTTCATCCTTGAATGTCAACGTTCTGAGCCTACCTACGAAGACTGGAAACTTGGCTCGCAGGTCTCCGACTACTACGGCGCGGATGTTCTGAGCCTACCTACGAGGACTGGAAACTGCGTTCGTCAAGGCGCAGATTCTGCGGGATGCAGGTTCTGAGCCTACCTACGAGGACTGGAAACACTTACAACCGCAATCCCAAGAGCAACCGACCGCGCGTTCTGAGCCTACCTACGAGGACTGGAAACCAGCCAAAATAACAGCCTCACGCAGTTCGCTAGGTGGTTCTGAGCCTACCTACGAGGACTGGAACCAGTAGAACTCGTCAGGGGTAATCCCCATGCGCTGGAAGTTCTGAGCCTACCTACGAGGAATGGAAACCTGAGATGGGTAGCTACCGGTTTTTCAAACAATGGGTGGTTCTGAGCCTACCTACGAGGAATGGAAACGTAGAAGAGGCCATCCCGGTCAATCCTGACCGTCCGTTCTGAGCCTACCTACGAGGAATGGAAACCTATGGCATTTACCTCGGCCCCTCTCCAGCTGCTGTGTTCTGAGCCTACCTACGAGGAATGGAAACCCCTGGCAAGCTCCAAGACCGAGCTTTTTGCCGTGGCGTTCTGAGCCTACCTACGAGGAATGGAAACATGTGTGGTCTCACTTGCTCCCATACCTCGTCCGGAGTTCTGAGCCTACCTACGAGGAATGGAAACCTTCGCTGCTCTACAGTGTCTGCCGGCATGAAGCCCGTTCTGAGCCTACCTACGAGGAATGGAAACCATCGCTGTACCTACCATAACCCACCTGCGGCCCAAGTCTTCAGCCTACCTACGGAGGAATGGAAACACGGCCTGGCCCTCACCTGGGATGCGTTGGAGGTGGTCTTCAGCCTACCTACGAGGAATGGAAACCTGGGTTAAGCCCCTGGACCACCATGTCCAGGAGGGCGTCTTCAGCCTACCTACGAGGAATCCGAAACGAAGTAATGATGGTGGGGAGCTGCTCGGCGTACCTGTCTTCAGCCTACCTACGAGGAATGGAAACCGGATAAACGAGCTTCCATAGCTACGGTAGCAATGTGTTCTGAGCCTACCTACGAGGAATGGAAACCCTCACTGTATCTGCTATAACCCACCTGCGGCCCAACGTTCTGAGCCTACCCAAGATTCCTGGCAACCGTAATACTTTTGGTTCTGGGCCTACCTACGAGGGATGGAAACGCGGGTCCTGCCGGGCCGCAATTTCACCGGCCTCGTTCTCCAGACTCAAAAGTTTACCCCAAAAGTTTTTCACCCCGTCCGCAGATGACGGGGTGAGTTTGTTATATTGAAGAAAAAGAGAAAGGAGTCCAGCTAAATAACCTAAGCCCAAAGCGACTTTGGCTGAAAGATTGACCTAGTCAGAAAAGACTTCCTGATGAAGAAGGATTTACCTCAAATATGTCGAAGTACTAGTATAACGAAGTAAGTTCAAAGGAGGCAGACTTGTGCTGGCTCATTCCGGCAATAAATACCACAAGACCCACGACCTGAGACAGCACTTGACCGCTACGGCTGCCCTTGCTCGTTCCTTTGCTCTTTCCCTGGGTGCTCCGCAGTTGGCCTATGTAGCGGGGTTGCTTCATGACCTTGGCAAGTATCATCCGCAATTTCAAGAATATCTGCAAGGTTTACGGCGGCATGGCCCCAAGCACTCAGCGGTTGGCGCCATTTACGCGTCGCGCTTCTTGGATCTTTTGGCGTTTATCATTGCCGGACACCATGGTGGTTTGCCGGCTGCTTCCGAACTAAAAGAACGTTTAAGCCAACCCGCCGAGCAGAAGCTTGCTCAAGAAGCTTTGGCTTCTGCTAAAAAAGATGCAGGGGAACTGCCACAGGTACCAGACGCCAAGCATTTACTGCCATCTTTTTTGCTGCAACCAGGGGGCGACGCCCGGCTTAAGACAGAGCTCTTCATCCGCTTTCTTTACAGCGCATTGGTGGATGCTGACTTCCTTGATACGGAGGCTCACTTTGAACCGGAAAAAGCTGAGGAACGCGGATCGGTTCTGGACATTGCGGAGCTGTGGGACCGCTTTGCCCAAAACCAGGCCCACCTTATGGGGCGCAAGGACGGCCCAGTGAATAAAGCACGCCGCGAGATTTATGAATACTGTGTCGAGGCTGCCGGCTGGGAACCAGGTGCTTTTTCGCTAACCGTGCCCACGGGGGGTGGGAAAACGCGCTCGGCAATGGCGTTTGCCCTGCGCCATGCTCTTGCCCACCACTTCGAACGGGTGATCGTTGCCATCCCCTATACCTCCATCATAGAACAAACGGCAGATGTCTACCGCGAGATTTTTGGGCCGGAGGCGGTTTTGGAACATCACAGTGCGGTACCTGTAAATGAGGACGACGAGAATTCATTGGCTGAGCTCAGGGCGCGCTTGGCCGCTGAAAACTGGGATGCCCGGATTATTGTTACCACCACAGTGCAGCTTTTCGAAAGCCTCTTTGCCAACAAGGGCACACACTGCCGTAAACTGCATAATATCGCGGACAGCGTCCTCATCCTAGATGAGGTCCAGACGCTTCCCACCAACCTCTTATCGCCCATTCTGGAGGTACTGCAGCAACTGGTTGATTATTACCATGTTAGCATTGTATTGTGCACAGCTACACAACCAGCCCTGGCGGAAGGACCACTACGCCGGGGACTTCGCAACGTCCGCGAGATCGTACGCAATCCGCAGCATTACTTTACGTCTCTCCAAAGGGTTTCCTATGAGTTCCCGTCGGCTGAGGAGACGTGGAGCTGGGAACGGGTCGCGGAAGTAATGCGTGAAGAGGAACAAGTTTTGGCGGTAGTCAACACCAAGAAAGACGCTGTTGCTCTGCTGGATGCCCTGGGTGAGGAAGAGGGACTGTATCACCTCTCAACGCTTCTTTGCGGCGCTCATCGCCGTGACGTCTTACAAAATATTCGAAAACGGCTTGCGGCTGGTGACCCGTGCCGGGTTGTTTCCACCCAGGTGGTGGAAGCCGGTGTGGACTTAGACTTTCCCACTGTTCTTAGGGCTGTAGGGCCTCTGGATAGAATCATTCAGGCCGCTGGCCGGTGCAACCGGGAAGGTAAAAGGCCCACAGGGCGAGTGATTATCTTCAACCCCGAAGCCGGTGGCATGCCGCGGGGCGCTTACCGGGCGGGCATGGAAACCTTTACTACCATGTTGAGAAATGATAAAGAGATGGACCTGTCCCGGCTCGACGTTGTCACAGCCTACTTCCGCTTGCTGTACCAGGCGGCGGAACTCGATAGCTACGGTATTGAAGAGCTTCGCCGGCAGTTAAATTACCCCGAGGTTGCCCATCGCTTTCGTTTGATAGCTGATGACACGGAACAGGTAATCGTGCGCTACGGCGATGTAGAGGAAGTGAACAGTCACATTGAAGCCATAAAACACAGCGGCCCCAGCCGGCGCCTGCTGCGGCTGCTCCAACCGTACCTGGTGGCGGTTAACCGGCACCTGCTCCCGCGCCTTCAGAGCGAAGGGGAGGTTGCTCCTCTGGCGCCGGGTCTTTGGCAGTGGTTGGGTGGGTATGACAGCCTACGCGGCTTAACCATGTCCCACCATGACCCGGCCGAGTTGATTGGATAGGTTGGCACACTGAAAGGAGGTGAAAGGATGTACGAAGATGCTCCGCTGGTTGTCAAGTTGTGGGGAGATTTTGCTTGCTTTACCCGGCCGGAAATGAAAGTGGAACGCGTAAGCTACCCAGTGCTGACCCCTTCCGCCGCTCGCGGGGCTTTGGAAGCCATCTTTTGGAAACCGGAGTTTCGCTGGCGGGTGAAGAGGATTGATGTTCTCAAACCCATTCGCTATTTTTCTCTGCTGCGCAACGAGGTCAACAATAAGGTGGCAGTTTCTTCGGTCAAGGGCTGGGGCCCGGACCACGGCTATTATGCCGACCTGGATCGGGCCCAGCGGCACACCCTGGCGCTCAGGGACGTGGCTTACTTGGTGTGGGCAGACGTGGACCTGGCACATCATGCGAGCGGGATTGATCCGGCCAAGTACCGTGACCAGTTCCGGCGGCGCGTTGCCCGGGGGCAGTGTCGTCACCAGCCGTACTTGGGCTGCCGCGAATTTGCCGCCTTCTTTAGCCCACCGGACGGGCGTGAGCAACCTTTCCCGCTTACCGAGGACCTGGGGCTGATGCTTTTTGACATCGACTATGCTCCGGACGGATCCGGGCGCGGGAAGCCGCGCTTCTTTCGAGCAAAGCTGGTAGGCGGCATCCTTGATATACCGCAGGAACTATAAGAAGGGAAGGAGGTGTGAGCGGGTATGCTGCTGCAGAAGCTCAAAGAGTATGCCGCCCGGTCGCCGGCGGCCGATCTACCACCCATGTACCTGGCCACCCCGATCAAATGGTTGATTCATCTCGACCAGGAAGGGAAGTTTCTGGGCTTTGTCTCTACCTCGAGCGGAACGAAAAAGAAGAACGACCGGGGAAAAGAGTACCCTGCTCCCTCGTTGGTTCGTGCCTATGGTATCAAGCCCAAGCTGCTGGCTGACCGGGCGGATTATGTGCTCGGCTTTATTGAGGAAGACGCCAAGCCTAAAGATAAGAAACGAGCGCAGGACTGCCATAATGCCTTCGTTGCCTTGATCAAGGAGTGTGTGCGGGCTACGCGCGTGCCTGAGGTCCTAGCCGTGGAGAAGTTCTTGGACAACTTGGACTTGACAACGCTGTCCCTTCCGGCCGACATTTCCTCCGGCGACAATGTCACCTTTGTTGTCGATGGGACCATGCCCATAGACCTTCAGAGGGTACGGGAATTCTGGGCCCAGACGCAGGCATCATCCGAAGAACTGGCGCAGTGCCTGGTCTGCGGACAGCTTAAACCTCCCATGAAGCGCCAGCCCATTAAGGTTAAAGGCATCCCGGGCGGACAGCCCTCCGGAATGGCGCTGGTTTCGGCAAACGCGGCTGCTTTTGAATCGTATGGGCTAGAGGCGTCATTGGTTGCTCCTATCTGCCGGGAGTGCGCGGAAGGCTACGGGCGGGCGCTGGAACAACTGATTCGTGGTGAAGATACCCATCTTACCATCGGCCCTTGCGTCTACCTGTTTTGGACTCGAGAAGACCAGGGGTTCTCACCGGTGAGTATCCTTGCGTCGCCCGAGCCTGGTGATGTTAAAGCCCTTCTACGTTCGGTGTACGGCACCCGGGGTGCCATGCCACTCAACCCGATGGATTTCTATGCTATAGCCCTTTCCAGCAGTGGTGGCCGGGTAGCAGTACGTGATTGGCTGGTCACGACGGTAGGTGAAGTGCAGCAAAACCTGGCCTGGTACTTCCGGTTGCAACGCCTGGCCGACCGCGATGGCCGACCGGTGGGCCTATTCCCGTTAACGGCCAGCTTGGTAGCAGCCAGCAAAGACATTCGAGTGAACATTCCAGAAGCCTTTGTCAACCTGGCGCTTAAAGGTACGCCTCTGCCCAGGTGGATCCTTTACGAAGCCGTGCGCCGGTCGGCAGTGGAGCAACGAGTTACACGACCACGCGCCTGCGTTATTAAAATGGCGCTGCTCAGTCAAGAAAAGGGGACGAGGGAGGATGGTTATATGGAACAGCTCGACCTTGCTAACCGTAACCCGGCGTATCTGAGTGGCAGGCTCCTTGCCGTCCTGGAGTTTATTCAGGAGGCGGCCTTGCCGGGCATCAAGGCTACTATCGTGGACCGTTACTACGGCACTGCGTCTTCCGCCCCGGCTTCTGTTTACGGCCGCCTGCTTAGAACGGCGCAATCCCATCTGGCCAAACTGCGCAAGGATAAGAAGGGTGCTTACACAGTTCTGCAGCGCCTTTTGGAAGAAGTCTTAGCCGGGCTGAAGATGTTCCCGGCAACCCTGAACCTGCAGGACCAGGCCCTGTTTGCACTTGGCTACTACCATCAGCGTGCAGCCGGGTGGTCGGCGGGTGTCACGGCAGCGGCCAAAGACCATCCTGAAGATGAAGAATAAGGAGGAAGAAGGCAGATGACAGAGAAGGTGTATTTGGATACGAACCGGCGCCACGACTTTGTACTGTTGTTCGATGTTAAAGATGGGAACCCAAATGGTGACCCTGATGCCGGGAACCTGCCGCGCGTTGACCCTGAAACCATGCAAGGGCTTGTAACCGATGTGTGCCTGAAGCGGAAGATTCGCGATTGGGTGGACCTTACGCGGGGCAATGAAGAGCGCATGAAGATTTACGTAGAACATCATGGCATTCTCAATCTCCAGCACGAGCGCGCCTACAAGGCCATTGGCAAAAAACCTTCCGGTAGCAAACAAGATCGTGCCACGGTCAGCGAGGCCCGGGCCTGGATGTGCGAAAACTTCTTTGATGTTCGTACCTTCGGTGCTGTGATGACCACGGAGGTGAACTGTGGCCAAGTCCTGGGTCCCGTGCAGCTTACCTTTGCCCGCTCTATTGATCCTATTGTTCCTCTCGATCTTTCGATTACCAGAGTTGCTGTTACCCGCCCTGAAGATGCTGAAGTTCAAGTCAGTGAAGATGGTAAGGAAGGAAAAGGCAAGGTTACGGAAATGGGGCGCAAAGCCGTAGTTCCCTACGGGCTTTATCTGGGGTATGGCTTTTTTAGCCCCTTCTTTGCTCAAGATACCGGCATGAACAGCGAAGACCTGGAGGTTCTGTGGGAAGCGTTAGAACATATGTGGGAGCTAGACCGTTCTGCCAGCCGGGGACTTATGGCCTGCCGGGGGCTCTACGTCTTCAGCCATGAAAAACCTGTGGGTAATGCGCCGGCGCAGGACCTCTTTGAACGTGTCAAGGTTAAGCGCGTTTCCACGACTCCTCCCAGGACGTTTGCGGACTACCATGTTACTGTGGAGGAGGAGAACCTGCCTGCTGGTGTGACCTTGACTCGCCTGGTGGGCTGACATGGAAGACGAGGATTATACCATTGCGGGCTTTGAACCCGTCTTTCTCTCTGCTCTAGAGCATTACAGCTACTGTCCGCGCCAATGTGCCCTCATTCACGTTGAGCAAACCTTCGATGAAAACATCTACACCTTGCGGGGCAGGGCTGTGCACCAACGCGTGCATGAGGTTGACTCTTTTTCGGAAGAGGGTGTGCGAGTAGAGCATTCGCTGGCCTTGTGGAGTAACCGGCTGGGGCTCGTAGGGCAGGCGGATCTGGTTGAATTTCACGAGGGTGTACCCTACCCGGTCGAGTATAAGTATGGTAAGTACCGGGAACGGGACATCGAGCACGCGGCTGTACAATTGGGCGGGCAGGCCATCTGCCTGGAGGAAATGACGGGGATTGCCGTACCGAAGGGGGCGGTCTACTGCCACAACTCACACCGGCGGTATGAGATTACCATTACGTCAGAGCTGCGCAGCAAAGTACAGGCGATAACTGCTGCCGTACGTGCCATGCTGCTTGCTGGAGAGTTGCCACCTCCTGCAAACGATAAACGCTGCCGGAACTGCTCTTTAAATGCCGTCTGCATGCCGTCGGCCATTGGGGACGGGTCCAAAGCGCGTTCCCTTGTGGCCGGCCTTTTCCGGCTTTAGGACCAACGGAAAAGGGTTGAAGGACATGGAGCAGCTCTTAAACACACTTTACGTAATGACACAGGGTGCCTACGTGCGTTTGGATCACGAAACCCTCAAGGTAGAGGTCGAAGGATCAACGCAGGTGCAGGTACCCTTGCACCATTTGGGCGGGATTATCTGTTTAGGGAACGTTTTGATTAGCCCAGGGGTCATACACGCCTGTGCCGACGATGGCCGCTTTATCGTCATGCTGGATCATGTCGGACGCTTTAAAGCCCGTGTAGTGGGACCTACTACCGGCAACGTACTATTGCGACGCGCTCAACATAAGGCCCTTGACGATTCACAAAAGACCTTGGCCATTGCGCGCAACTTGGTGGCGGGTAAAATAAGGAACGCGCGAACGATAGTACTGCGGGGGGCGCGAGAGGCAGAAGAAAAAGAAGACGAAGCTGGTTTGCGGGAAACCGCCAATAGGCTGGCGTGTTCCTTGTCGCATCTAGAACGAAGCACCGCAATAGAAGAGGTGCGCGGCATTGAAGGTGAGGCTGCACGGACCTACTTTAGCTCTTTTGCCCGACTCATTCGTGCCGACCGGGCTGCATTTACCCCTAAGGGACGAACCCGACGCCCGCCACGGGACCGCATCAATGCTTTGCTTTCCTTTTTGTACGCGCTTGTTTTAACTGATTGCCTGGCCGCGGCGGAAGGAGTTGGACTTGATCCGCAGGTAGGGTACCTCCACACGCTGCGTCCGGGGCGCCCTGCCTTGGCCCTAGACTTAATGGAGGAGTTCCGCACTGTTCTGGCCGACCGCGTCGCCTTAACCCTCGTGAACCGGCGGCAGATTACACCCGATCACTTCGAAGAGCGACCCGGTGGTTCGGTCTACTTAAACGACAGTGGGCGAAGGGAGGTGGCGGTGGCTTATCAAAAGAGGAAGCAGGAAACGGTTACGCACCCTTTGTTGGAGCGAGCGGAGCCGCTGGGAATGATGCCGCATATCCAAGCGCGCCTGCTGGCCCGGACACTACGGGGTGATTTACCAGAGTACCCGCCATTTACTTACCGGTAGGTGGTAGTTATGGAGATCTTGGTGTCCTACGATGTCTCCACTGAGTCAGAAGGCGGCCGCAAACGACTGCGAAAGGTTGCCCAGGCTTGTAAGGACTACGGCCAGCGGGTCCAAAAGTCTGTCTTCGAGTGCTCAGTTAATGACGTCCAGTACGAGCGCCTAAAGCAGCGGCTTCTGGAGTATATCGATGAAAAAGAAGACAGCCTTCGCATCTACATGCTTCGTGAACCCCGCGCTAAATATGTAGAAACCTTTGGCGTAGACCTAAGGATAGACTTCAACGACCCGCTAGTTCTGTAGCGCGAACCGGGAGCCGTGACAAAAAGTAGGAGGATTCGCGATGCACGCCAGTCAAGGGCTTGTCCGCTCTTTTATTAAGATCTCCTTTAGAAGAAGAGCTGGAAAGAGCGGGTTCGCGCATTTGCACCGTGGAACCAAGAGCCCAAGCCTGCTGGCGCGAATGCTGTCGCACCCGGCCTCCAAGCCGGGTGAGGATTGAAACATTGAGTCGGACTTACTTCCCAAGCAGATTAACGTCGCACCCGGCCTCCAAGCCGGGTGAGGATTGAAACCTCCATTAACCGGGTAACGGTTGCAATCTGCTCGGGAGTCGCACCCGGCCTCCAAGCCGGGTGAGGATTGAAACCCGGTCTACAGGGGACAGGGTTTTGAGCACGTCTGTCGCACCCGGCCTCCAAGCCGGGTGAGGATTGAAACATCCAAGGCCTTGCAGCGGGTCTTGGTGATTATGGTCGCACCCGGCCTCCAAGCCGGGTGAGGATTGAAACCTGCCTATGGATGACCGTCAGTACGAGGTGGGCAGTCGCACCCGGCCTCCAAGCCGGGTGAGGATTGAAACACCAACCTGACCACCACGTGGGGCGGCGTGTTTGTCGCACCCGGCCTCCAAGCCGGGTGAGGATTGAAACCTGGTAGTAAGTAATCCCATCAATAGGCCGTAGACTGTCGCACCCGGCCTCCAAGCCGGGTGAGGATTGAAACAATATCCCTAAAGGCTGCCGCCCGCTTGGTTCGTGTCGCACCCGGCCTCCAAGCCGGGTGAGGATTGAAACCTGGAGACGGCCCAGCTAACTATTCGGCAGATCGCGTCGCACCCGGCCTCCAAGCCGGGTGAGGATTGAAACGGCACCGGGTGTCGATCCAGCAGCCCGTCAAGACCCGTCGCACCCGGCCTCCAAGCCGGGTGAGGATTGAAACGCAGGCCGTTACGGGCAACACCGCCGTGGAGTGGGTCGCACCCGGCCTCCAAGCCGGGTGAGGATTGAAACCTCGGTGCCAAGGCCGCCGGCGTATTGGTTTGCCGTCGCACCCGGCCTCCAAGCCGGGTGAGGATT
Coding sequences:
- the cas7c gene encoding type I-C CRISPR-associated protein Cas7/Csd2 encodes the protein MTEKVYLDTNRRHDFVLLFDVKDGNPNGDPDAGNLPRVDPETMQGLVTDVCLKRKIRDWVDLTRGNEERMKIYVEHHGILNLQHERAYKAIGKKPSGSKQDRATVSEARAWMCENFFDVRTFGAVMTTEVNCGQVLGPVQLTFARSIDPIVPLDLSITRVAVTRPEDAEVQVSEDGKEGKGKVTEMGRKAVVPYGLYLGYGFFSPFFAQDTGMNSEDLEVLWEALEHMWELDRSASRGLMACRGLYVFSHEKPVGNAPAQDLFERVKVKRVSTTPPRTFADYHVTVEEENLPAGVTLTRLVG
- the cas8c gene encoding type I-C CRISPR-associated protein Cas8c/Csd1, with amino-acid sequence MLLQKLKEYAARSPAADLPPMYLATPIKWLIHLDQEGKFLGFVSTSSGTKKKNDRGKEYPAPSLVRAYGIKPKLLADRADYVLGFIEEDAKPKDKKRAQDCHNAFVALIKECVRATRVPEVLAVEKFLDNLDLTTLSLPADISSGDNVTFVVDGTMPIDLQRVREFWAQTQASSEELAQCLVCGQLKPPMKRQPIKVKGIPGGQPSGMALVSANAAAFESYGLEASLVAPICRECAEGYGRALEQLIRGEDTHLTIGPCVYLFWTREDQGFSPVSILASPEPGDVKALLRSVYGTRGAMPLNPMDFYAIALSSSGGRVAVRDWLVTTVGEVQQNLAWYFRLQRLADRDGRPVGLFPLTASLVAASKDIRVNIPEAFVNLALKGTPLPRWILYEAVRRSAVEQRVTRPRACVIKMALLSQEKGTREDGYMEQLDLANRNPAYLSGRLLAVLEFIQEAALPGIKATIVDRYYGTASSAPASVYGRLLRTAQSHLAKLRKDKKGAYTVLQRLLEEVLAGLKMFPATLNLQDQALFALGYYHQRAAGWSAGVTAAAKDHPEDEE
- the cas5c gene encoding type I-C CRISPR-associated protein Cas5c, whose product is MYEDAPLVVKLWGDFACFTRPEMKVERVSYPVLTPSAARGALEAIFWKPEFRWRVKRIDVLKPIRYFSLLRNEVNNKVAVSSVKGWGPDHGYYADLDRAQRHTLALRDVAYLVWADVDLAHHASGIDPAKYRDQFRRRVARGQCRHQPYLGCREFAAFFSPPDGREQPFPLTEDLGLMLFDIDYAPDGSGRGKPRFFRAKLVGGILDIPQEL
- the cas3 gene encoding CRISPR-associated helicase Cas3' — translated: MLAHSGNKYHKTHDLRQHLTATAALARSFALSLGAPQLAYVAGLLHDLGKYHPQFQEYLQGLRRHGPKHSAVGAIYASRFLDLLAFIIAGHHGGLPAASELKERLSQPAEQKLAQEALASAKKDAGELPQVPDAKHLLPSFLLQPGGDARLKTELFIRFLYSALVDADFLDTEAHFEPEKAEERGSVLDIAELWDRFAQNQAHLMGRKDGPVNKARREIYEYCVEAAGWEPGAFSLTVPTGGGKTRSAMAFALRHALAHHFERVIVAIPYTSIIEQTADVYREIFGPEAVLEHHSAVPVNEDDENSLAELRARLAAENWDARIIVTTTVQLFESLFANKGTHCRKLHNIADSVLILDEVQTLPTNLLSPILEVLQQLVDYYHVSIVLCTATQPALAEGPLRRGLRNVREIVRNPQHYFTSLQRVSYEFPSAEETWSWERVAEVMREEEQVLAVVNTKKDAVALLDALGEEEGLYHLSTLLCGAHRRDVLQNIRKRLAAGDPCRVVSTQVVEAGVDLDFPTVLRAVGPLDRIIQAAGRCNREGKRPTGRVIIFNPEAGGMPRGAYRAGMETFTTMLRNDKEMDLSRLDVVTAYFRLLYQAAELDSYGIEELRRQLNYPEVAHRFRLIADDTEQVIVRYGDVEEVNSHIEAIKHSGPSRRLLRLLQPYLVAVNRHLLPRLQSEGEVAPLAPGLWQWLGGYDSLRGLTMSHHDPAELIG
- the cas6 gene encoding CRISPR-associated endoribonuclease Cas6, translating into MPADGREHVGVPLHYNKAVQGLIYALIRPTLPHLHDEGYTSSGRAMRLFVFSRLLGKVIEVKNGCLVFRAPVAVKVASPHDSFIEALAEGLLRTPTIDLAGVKLVFSGLSVQKAAGFPSNCALFTAISPVTVYSTLFTSEGKKKTYYYHPSEPEFAQQIKVNLGRKAALLGLGPKITESIALKSVRVRSSDQKVLYFKDTVVKGWLGQYVFEGDPAMLQVALDCGIGAKNSQGFGMLELI